In Musa acuminata AAA Group cultivar baxijiao chromosome BXJ3-9, Cavendish_Baxijiao_AAA, whole genome shotgun sequence, a single genomic region encodes these proteins:
- the LOC103997916 gene encoding phosphoinositide phosphatase SAC2 has translation MVVEDGAGARIAGKPDASSFYLHKFRLYETRSKFYMIGRDKKRTLWRVLKIDRSELSELNIREDATTYSESECNELLNRIDEGNRSTGGLKFVTNCYGIVGFVKFLGPYYMLLITRRRQIGAIYGHTIYAVTKSEMIALPNSTISSNLTYSKNENRYKKLLCTVDLTKDFFFSYSYHVMRSLQKNISDSQTGQALYESMFVWNEFLTRGIHNQLKNTLWTVALVYGFFKQAKLSVSGKIFRLTLIARRSRHYAGTRYLKRGVNEKGRVANDVETEQIVFEDIHGGIPTHICSVVQNRGSIPLFWSQETSRLNLKPDIVLHRKDTDYEATRLHFENLVKRYGNPIIILNLIKSEEKKPRESILRSEFANAIEFINKDLPNENRLKFLHWDLHKHSRSKAKGVLTLLGKVATYALNLTGFFHCEVTPALGFDVALGGPVILKDHAGLWSFNFNNNVNNYINNTDGYTTNRDGSQEDNMMGDGTQEDKMVRDASQEAKQGTAENKDGNCGICLTKPIKFQKGVLRTNCIDCLDRTNVAQYAYGLAALGHQLHALSLIRVPKIDLDAPLADDLMSFYETMGDTLAHQYGGSAAHNKIFSERRGLWKAAVQSQEFFRTLQRYYSNAYMDAEKQAAINLFLGHFQPLQGKPAIWELDSDQHCSVGKSGHAFADECSRSYIKRSLSDGNILCESDSPFSSRTIGQRKPSTLSGRIQQENEKNLCCSTPEISTCGSDVSYSRYTPTMSRRQLFADGEHNFVYEHGESNFLDLDWLSSSGNSCDEEIYDRLNSPIENLLTENINGMNAETISPLCEDGSGIKRKQISGKELAYDPVRNYDILSEFSDSFIRWVIHGETLCH, from the exons ATGGTGGTGGAGGACGGTGCGGGGGCTCGGATCGCGGGCAAGCCCGACGCCTCGAGCTTCTACCTCCATAAATTTAGGCTCTACGAGACTCGATCG AAATTTTATATGATTGGAAGAGACAAGAAAAGAACATTGTGGAGAGTGTTAAAGATTGACAGATCAGAACTCTCGGAGCTTAACATCCGTGAGGATGCTACAACCTACTCTGAAAGTGAATGCAATGAATTGTTGAACCGAATAGATGAGGGAAACAGGTCGACCGGTGGACTAAAATTTGTCACCAACTGTTATGGCATTGTTG GATTTGTTAAGTTTTTGGGGCCTTATTATATGCTGCTTATTACTAGAAGGCGGCAAATTGGTGCTATATATGGCCATACTATTTATGCTGTCACCAAAAGTGAGATGATCGCACTTCCAAATTCTACCATCAGCTCTAATCTGACTTATTCTAAGAATGAAAACAG ATACAAAAAGTTATTATGTACAGTGGATCTCACAAAGGACTTCTTTTTTAGCTACTCATACCATGTCATGCGAAGCCTCCAAAAGAATATATCTGACAGTCAAACAGGACAAGCATTATATGAATCCATGTTCGTCTGGAATGAATTTTTGACACGTGGAATCCATAATCAACTTAAAAATACTCTATGGACAGTTGCTTTAGTATATGGTTTTTTCAAGCAG GCAAAACTTTCAGTATCTGGGAAGATTTTTAGATTGACACTCATTGCCAGGCGCTCACGTCACTATGCCGGCACTAG ATATCTGAAGCGTGGTGTTAATGAGAAGGGTAGGGTGGCAAATGATGTTGAGACAGAACAAATTGTTTTTGAAGACATTCATGGTGGGATTCCAACTCATATTTGTTCAGTTGTTCAGAATAGGGGTTCAATACCACTTTTTTGGTCACAAGAAACCTCAAGGCTGAATCTGAAGCCTGATATTGTCT TGCatagaaaggatacagattatgaagCTACGCGGCTTCATTTTGAGAATCTTGTAAAAAGATATGGGAACCCTATAATCATTTTAAACTTGATTAAG TCAGAAGAGAAGAAACCCCGAGAATCTATTCTTCGCTCGGAATTTGCTAATGCCATTGAATTTATAAATAAAGATCTGCCAAATGAAAATCGTTTAAAGTTCTTGCACTGGGACCTTCATAAACATTCTCGGAG TAAGGCTAAAGGTGTGCTTACTTTGCTGGGAAAAGTTGCGACCTACGCCTTGAATCTAACTGGCTTCTTCCATTGTGAAGTGACACCAGCTTTAGGGTTTGATGTTGCTTTAGGGGGGCCTGTCATTTT GAAAGACCATGCTGGTCTCTGGTCATTTAATTTCAATAACAATGTCAACAACTATATCAACAACACGGATGGCTATACTACTAATAGAGATGGTTCTCAAGAAGATAACATGATGGGAGATGGTACTCAAGAAGATAAAATGGTAAGAGATGCTTCTCAAGAGGCCAAACAGGGAACTGCAGAAAATAAAGATGGCAACTGCGGAATTTGCTTGACGAAACCCATTAAATTTCAGAAAGGAGTCTTGCGTACAAATTGCATAGACTGTTTAGATCGCACAAATGTTGCTCAATATGCATATGGTTTAGCTGCTCTTGGGCATCAGCTTCATGCGTTAAGCCTAATACGTGTACCAAAGATTGATCTAGATGCCCCTTTGGCTGATGATTTAATGAGCTTTTATGAAACAATGGGGGACACACTTGCTCATCAATATGGCGGTTCTGCTGCTCATAACAAG ATATTCTCTGAGAGAAGAGGCCTTTGGAAAGCTGCAGTACAATCGCAAGAGTTCTTTAGAACACTTCAAAGATACTACAGCAATGCCTATATGGATGCTGAAAAACAGGCTGCAATAAATTT ATTTCTGGGCCATTTCCAACCTCTACAGGGTAAACCGGCAATATGGGAGCTGGACTCTGATCAGCATTGCAGTGTGGGAAAAAGTGGTCATGCTTTTGCTGATGAATGCTCCAG GTCTTATATCAAAAGATCCTTATCAGATGGCAACATTCTTTGTGAAAGTGATTCTCCTTTCTCCAGCCGCACTATTGGTCAGAGAAAACCCTCAACATTATCTGGAAGAATTCAACAGGAAAATGAAAAGAATCTTTGCTGTTCAACACCAGAAATTTCAACTTGTGGAAGTGATGTATCATATTCCAG GTACACTCCCACAATGTCCAGAAGGCAGCTCTTTGCAGATGGTGAGCACAATTTTGTCTATGAACATGGAGAATCAAATTTTCTGGATCTTGATTGGCTGTCATCATCTGGTAATTCATGCGATGAAGAAATTTATGATAG GTTGAACTCCCCAATTGAGAATCTTTTGACTGAAAACATTAATGGCATGAATGCTGAGACAATCTCTCCTCTATGTGAAGATGGATCTGGCATTAAG AGGAAGCAAATTTCGGGGAAGGAATTGGCTTATGATCCTGTCCGAAACTACGATATTCTCAGCGAATTTTCTGACAGTTTTATCCGTTGGGTTATCCATGGAGAGACTTTATGCCATTGA
- the LOC135649153 gene encoding auxin-responsive protein SAUR76-like, translating into MAKSGKLNKLKCMIKRWHSSNKITRSAGGRGGSSDSSSRSATSFQGDEVQPGLHTVYVGKSRRRYLIRSDLAGHPLFRVLVERSGGSAADDSGTVVDCEVVLFEHLLWMLENADPQPESLEEMVDFYSCC; encoded by the coding sequence ATGGCGAAGAGCGGGAAGCTGAACAAGCTCAAGTGCATGATAAAGCGTTGGCATTCATCGAACAAGATCACGCGCTCGGCCGGAGGCAGAGGCGGCAGCAGTGACTCGTCCTCCCGGTCAGCGACGTCGTTCCAAGGCGACGAGGTCCAGCCCGGGCTCCACACAGTCTACGTCGGCAAGTCCCGCCGGCGGTACCTCATCCGCTCTGACCTGGCCGGCCACCCGCTCTTCCGGGTCCTGGTGGAGAGGTCGGGTGGGTCCGCCGCGGACGACTCCGGGACGGTGGTGGACTGCGAGGTGGTGCTCTTCGAACACTTGCTGTGGATGCTGGAGAACGCCGACCCGCAGCCCGAGTCGCTAGAGGAGATGGTAGACTTCTATTCCTGCTGTTGA
- the LOC135583504 gene encoding dormancy-associated protein homolog 3-like isoform X1 gives MGLLDQLWDDTVAGPPPVGKLRKYNSFSPSSSAAASSAAAAAGGVAQVTRSVTILRTASSSAATSPRSPSSPASAPDSPLAPPGPWGDWKRLRRKPVPVAEGAGMAEPRTPTVYDWATGTQKTVFLRLRNCNYRKKHGLQGGDKFSRQMKVRWGRKLARKAKRRRRQSQTRSCRHLCLYLDLCI, from the exons ATGGGTCTTCTCGACCAACTGTGGGACGACACCGTCGCCGGGCCTCCGCCCGTCGGCAAGCTCCGCAAGTACAACTCCTTTTCCCCTTCATCCTCCGCTGCTGCttcttccgccgccgccgccgctggcgGCGTTGCTCAGGTCACCCGCAGCGTCACCATCCTGCGCACCGCGtcctcctccgccgccacctCTCCCCGCTCTCCCTCCTCGCCGGCCAGCGCCCCGGACTCCCCCCTCGCGC CGCCGGGGCCGTGGGGAGACTGGAAGCGGTTGCGGAGAAAACCGGTGCCGGTGGCTGAGGGAGCGGGGATGGCCGAGCCGAGAACCCCCACCGTCTATGACTG GGCCACTGGAACGCAAAAGACTGTCTTTTTACGCTTGCGCAATTGTAATTACCGGAAGAAACATGGTTTGCAGGGTGGTGATAAGTTCTCTAGACAGATGAAAGTGAGATGGGGGAGAAAGCTTGCTAGGAAAGctaagagaagaagaagacagtCGCAGACAAGGAGTTGCCGTCACCTTTGTTTGTATCTTGATCTGTGCATATGA
- the LOC135583504 gene encoding dormancy-associated protein homolog 4-like isoform X2 — translation MGLLDQLWDDTVAGPPPVGKLRKYNSFSPSSSAAASSAAAAAGGVAQVTRSVTILRTASSSAATSPRSPSSPASAPDSPLAPPGPWGDWKRLRRKPVPVAEGAGMAEPRTPTVYDWVVISSLDR, via the exons ATGGGTCTTCTCGACCAACTGTGGGACGACACCGTCGCCGGGCCTCCGCCCGTCGGCAAGCTCCGCAAGTACAACTCCTTTTCCCCTTCATCCTCCGCTGCTGCttcttccgccgccgccgccgctggcgGCGTTGCTCAGGTCACCCGCAGCGTCACCATCCTGCGCACCGCGtcctcctccgccgccacctCTCCCCGCTCTCCCTCCTCGCCGGCCAGCGCCCCGGACTCCCCCCTCGCGC CGCCGGGGCCGTGGGGAGACTGGAAGCGGTTGCGGAGAAAACCGGTGCCGGTGGCTGAGGGAGCGGGGATGGCCGAGCCGAGAACCCCCACCGTCTATGACTG GGTGGTGATAAGTTCTCTAGACAGATGA
- the LOC103997919 gene encoding uncharacterized protein LOC103997919, which translates to MDVLDVPPLEAVAFRLYSLPGAAAGSVWAWAAVLAAALGLWGIRTVGTKSDASSPLSHSAPRSSSPPQPAIPGPAVPAEPAKPQAEPTNREDYRPIARPTGCRVEEASATKARFTAYYHGASCNGCGAVEEDECHEGEDGGARGVECGVAAPWNQGWRWEGLTVRRRWDLGWYRYQDMTALNGSVVRLWDGADGGLTARRRPPQNPI; encoded by the coding sequence ATGGACGTGCTCGATGTGCCGCCACTCGAGGCGGTGGCGTTCCGCCTCTACTCCCTCCCCGGCGCCGCCGCAGGCTCGGTGTGGGCGTGGGCCGCCGTCCTCGCCGCGGCGCTCGGCCTATGGGGCATCAGAACCGTCGGAACCAAGTCTGACGCCTCCTCCCCCCTCTCCCACTCGGCTCCCCGCTCCTCTTCCCCCCCGCAGCCTGCCATCCCCGGTCCCGCCGTCCCCGCGGAGCCGGCCAAGCCGCAGGCGGAGCCGACCAATCGCGAGGACTACAGGCCGATCGCGCGGCCTACCGGATGCCGCGTGGAGGAAGCCAGCGCGACCAAGGCCCGGTTCACGGCCTACTACCACGGCGCCTCCTGCAACGGCTGCGGCGCGGTGGAGGAGGACGAATGCCACGAGGGGGAGGATGGCGGCGCTCGCGGCGTCGAGTGCGGGGTAGCGGCGCCATGGAATCAAGGGTGGCGGTGGGAGGGGCTGACGGTGCGGCGGCGGTGGGACTTGGGATGGTATCGTTACCAGGATATGACGGCGCTTAACGGAAGCGTGGTGAGGTTGTGGGATGGGGCAGACGGCGGCTTGACGGCGAGGCGACGGCCGCCGCAAAATCCAATTTAG
- the LOC135650219 gene encoding trihelix transcription factor ENAP2-like, which produces MEDDDDALSPSRSQSQSASRSPSTTSSPPPVSVVPPSSDPSPHVRNGRVAEPVTVAAPPYHALALALSTQQQRPSPAAVVGGGGGGGGGREDCWSEGATSTLIDAWGERFLELSRGNLKQKHWQEVADAVTSRDGYTKTPKTDVQCKNRIDTLKKKYKIEKSKISASDSSTTSSWPFFHRLDLLLGPNHKPTGALPPSSTKIPAGIPVRPPARLTQLIPQRHRSSHPALNKARSLPPSVSSKSADSSADSSDGFPPPPPKEANGKRQRQEPEEGEGEEEEEGRAAGLRELTRAILRFGEVYERVESSKLRQAMEMEKQRMEFTRELELQRLEFFMKTQMELSQLKSHHHHHGSSSNSRKKRMDVAGGGNNHHNHHDTNNNNNSIDNSDNNG; this is translated from the coding sequence atggaggacgacgacgacgccCTGTCCCCGTCGCGTTCGCAGTCCCAATCCGCCTCCAGATCCCCGTCGACGACGTCGTCGCCACCCCCTGTCTCCGTGGTGCCCCCCTCCTCAGACCCCTCGCCCCACGTACGCAACGGCCGCGTCGCGGAGCCCGTCACCGTCGCCGCGCCGCCGTACCATGCCCTCGCCCTTGCCCTCTCCACACAGCAGCAGCGCCCCTCCCCCGCCGCCGtagtaggaggaggaggcggcggcggcggcgggcgcGAGGACTGCTGGAGCGAGGGCGCCACCTCCACCCTGATCGACGCGTGGGGGGAGCGCTTCCTGGAGCTCAGCCGTGGGAACCTCAAGCAAAAGCACTGGCAGGAGGTCGCCGACGCCGTCACCAGCCGCGACGGCTACACCAAGACCCCCAAGACCGACGTGCAGTGCAAGAACCGCATCGACACCCTCAAGAAGAAGTACaagatcgagaagtccaagatctCGGCCTCCGACAGCTCTACCACCTCCTCCTGGCCTTTCTTCCACCGCCTCGACCTCCTCCTCGGTCCCAACCACAAGCCCACCGGCGCCCTGCCGCCCTCCAGCACCAAGATACCCGCTGGCATCCCCGTCCGGCCCCCGGCCCGCCTCACCCAGCTCATCCCGCAGCGGCACCGGTCCAGCCACCCGGCCCTCAACAAGGCGAGGTCGTTGCCGCCATCGGTGTCCTCCAAATCAGCAGACTCGTCCGCGGACTCTTCCGACGGTTTCCCGCCGCCACCGCCGAAGGAAGCCAACGGCAAGAGGCAGCGCCAAGAGCCAGAggagggagagggggaggaggaggaggaagggagggCGGCGGGCCTGCGGGAGCTTACGCGGGCGATACTGCGGTTCGGGGAGGTGTACGAGCGGGTGGAAAGCTCGAAGCTGCGGCAGGCAATGGAGATGGAGAAGCAGCGAATGGAGTTCACGAGAGAGCTGGAGTTGCAGAGGCTGGAGTTTTTTATGAAGACGCAGATGGAGCTGTCGCAGCTGAagagccaccaccaccaccatggtAGTAGTAGCAACAGTAGGAAGAAAAGGATGGATGTTGCAGGTGGCGGCAACAACCACCACAATCACCATGataccaacaacaacaacaatagcatCGACAACAGTGACAACAATGGCTAG
- the LOC135586239 gene encoding 3-oxoacyl-[acyl-carrier-protein] synthase I, chloroplastic-like, with the protein MYWCQIDKVRAGVLIGTGMGGLTVFSDSVQVLIQKGYRKITPFFIPYARPNMVSALLAMDIGFMGVTYSISAACATSNCCFYAAVNHIHQGEADVMIAGGTEAAIIPIGVGGFVACRALSQRNDDPKTASRPWDKDRDGFVMGEVAGVLVLESLVHAMKRDAPIIAE; encoded by the exons ATGTATTGGTGCCAGATCGACAAGGTTCGAGCAGGTGTGCTTATTGGAACAGGCATGGGTGGCCTGACAGTGTTTTCTGATAGTGTTCAGGTTCTTATACAGAAAGGCTATAGGAAAATAACTCCATTTTTTATTCCTTATGCCAGACCTAACATGGTTTCTGCATTGCTTGCTATGGATATTGGTTTTATGGGTGTGACTTACTCCATTTCAGCAGCTTGTGCAACCTCCAATTGTTGCTTTTATGCTGCTGTTAACCATATTCATCAAGGTGAGGCTGATGTAATGATTGCTGGTGGTACTGAAGCTGCAATTATTCCAATTGGTGTTGGTGGGTTTGTTGCATGTAGAGCACTGTCTCAGAGAAATGATGATCCAAAGACTGCATCAAGGCCATGGGATAAAGATCGAGATGGTTTTGTTATGGGTGAAGTTGCTGGAGTGTTG GTTCTGGAGAGTCTTGTACATGCGATGAAGCGCGATGCACCAATTATTGCCGAGTGA